GTTGGAGGCGACAATATTATCGTTCTCATCGACGATAAAGGTCTCGAAGGTCTCCTGCTTCAGGATACTGCTGAGCTGATCCGAATTGACATTCACGACCAGCACACCGGTTGTGCGCTGCTTGAGGAAGTCGACCTTGCGGATCAGGCTGAGATAATACTGTCCGTTCCGGCTGTCAGGAATGTAACTCCAGAACGCCAGCCCCTTCTGGGCGAGGGCGAGCTGGTACCACGGCTCCCGGGTAACCGCTTCGTCAGCCTGGAGGAATTCCCAGTTGTTAAGCACTGTCGGGTTGTCGATATACAGCCGGATGCTGGAGACCTCTTTGTACAGGCGGACGAAATCCCGGAAGTCGGGGTAATCCCAATAGGCCTGCACCACATCATAGACCGATTCGTACCGGTGATTCGCGGCCTCCTCCAGCCGGCTGTCATTGGACAGGCGGTAGACGATATCCACCGGAACGTTCAGCATCTCGCTGGTCCGTTTTTTCACACGGTCGACATTCGCCGTAATCTGCTTCAGCGCATTATTCATCGCCATATTCCGCAGCTCACTGGTCAGGAACACCCCCACAATGAGCACCGGAATCAGGACAACACTGCCGAAAGAGAGGAAGAGCTTGGTCCTGAGCTTCAGGTTGTTCATGAAGGTGATGATACGGGTATACACGAAAGAAATCCCCTCCGTTAGCACATTTGTAATAACGCTTACAATAGAGTATAGCGCGAAACCGTTAGCCAATATATGTCATGAAAATATTTTACCTAAAATCCTGCAACCCTGACTGAACTTTGAAGCCTTATGATGAGGAAAATAATGAAATATAATAATGATATTAGAATAATTGGAGGAGAAGGGGGCAGGAGATGGCCAGCATCAGGAGCTTGGCAGGGAAGCTGAAAAGGTGGTTTGCTGATTTATCCATTCATTTAAAGTTGATCGGGGCTTATATTGTCATTATTCTGGTCCCTGTTATTGTGATCTCTAACTATTTGTTTGCTGATTTCTATCAGGATACGGTCGATGACATCATTGAAGAGAACCGCTACCAGATCCACAACGAGAAGCAGGCGATCATGAGCAAGCTTGAAATGATGGTGAAGTCTTTTAATTTGCTCATTTCAGACCGGAGCCTGGCGGAGTATGTAACCGCTGAAATGGAGCCCGGAGTGAAAGAGATCAAGCAGTTTCAGGACTACTCGCTGAACTTCTTACAGAGCGTATTGTTCAATAATCCATATATTGCGAGTGTCCGTTTCTTCGTGAACAATCCGCGGATCAGCGAGCTATGGCCGATTATTTATCAGGAAGAACGGATTAAGGGCAGCCCCATGTACACGAAATTGATGAATCAGAAGGAGCATGCCTTATGGGAGATTCAGCCGGAGGATGCTATATTCGAGGATACCGGTCCGCTGGTGGAGGAACAGTCAAGCTCCATGGTCTCCTTGGCGGTTAAAAGTAACTTGGCCAACAAGCAGCACATTGGCATTGTCAAAGTTGAAATGCGGATTGAGGATCTTTTTGACAAGGCGTATAACAACAGCGGGGAGCGCGATTCAAGGTTCTTCATTCTGGATCAGCAAGACAAATTGTACATGAGCAGCATAGACCCGCTCAGTGGGTTGAATGAAGCTCAGATCCTGGAGGCTGCCGTTAAGGTTAAGCAGGGAAGCGGTTCGTCCTTGTTATTTTCAGCGGGGGGTGAGGATTTCCTGTATCTCCTTGAGCCCGTCGACCGCTTACATGTGGATCTGGTAAACGTCATTTCTCTGCACAGCACCTATTCCAAAATTGACAGCACCAGAAACAGGGTTATTCTGATCATCGTCCTGCTGCTGGTTCTGCTTGCGGTCATTACTTACTGGATTCAATCTATTGTTCTGAAAAAGCTGCATGTCTTGCGGGATTCGATGCAGATGGTCCGCAAGGGTGACTTTCAGGTGGAGATCGATGTGCAGGGTGGCGATGAGATCGGTGAGCTGGCGCACCACTTCAGGGAGATGCTGGGCACCATCAATGCCTTGATTGCGGAAGCTGTACAGCGCAGCGCTGCCACTAAAGAAGCGGAGCTTCAGGCCTTACGCAATCAGATCGATGCCCATTTCCTGTACAACACCCTGGAGAATTTGAAGATGCTCGCTGAGGTAGAGGGCCAATATACCGTATCGGATGCACTTACCTCACTCGGCAGCATTATGCGTTACAATCTAAGATGGACTGGGGATACCGTGCAGCTGGCAGACGAGTTGAAGCATATTCAGCATTACATCTCAATTATGAACATCCGTTACGATGGGAAGCTTAAGGTTGAGATTCATGCAGAAGACAGATTCCATGCTCATGAATTGTTGAAAATGTCCCTGCAGCCCATCGTTG
The window above is part of the Paenibacillus sp. FSL H8-0048 genome. Proteins encoded here:
- a CDS encoding cache domain-containing sensor histidine kinase, coding for MASIRSLAGKLKRWFADLSIHLKLIGAYIVIILVPVIVISNYLFADFYQDTVDDIIEENRYQIHNEKQAIMSKLEMMVKSFNLLISDRSLAEYVTAEMEPGVKEIKQFQDYSLNFLQSVLFNNPYIASVRFFVNNPRISELWPIIYQEERIKGSPMYTKLMNQKEHALWEIQPEDAIFEDTGPLVEEQSSSMVSLAVKSNLANKQHIGIVKVEMRIEDLFDKAYNNSGERDSRFFILDQQDKLYMSSIDPLSGLNEAQILEAAVKVKQGSGSSLLFSAGGEDFLYLLEPVDRLHVDLVNVISLHSTYSKIDSTRNRVILIIVLLLVLLAVITYWIQSIVLKKLHVLRDSMQMVRKGDFQVEIDVQGGDEIGELAHHFREMLGTINALIAEAVQRSAATKEAELQALRNQIDAHFLYNTLENLKMLAEVEGQYTVSDALTSLGSIMRYNLRWTGDTVQLADELKHIQHYISIMNIRYDGKLKVEIHAEDRFHAHELLKMSLQPIVENAVKHGMYSALMRGDGLIISVYAYADQHFFYIEVTDNGIGIPDDGLQQLNHKLIMSDEEFNQLMQETAEFSTGHNGIGLRNVNQRIRLHYGEDYGICVESRQRSYTTVRVKLPLLTPVRGGMQSL